acatatataccgTAAGCACCAAATAAATCTCAGctttattactattatatttggAGTTACAGACTTCTGAAAATCTAATGAAAGCTACAGATCCCTGAACCCATAATTCTGATCTCGAGTCAACTTCAAGTTtaagtggagagagaaaaaaaaaaaaaagtcagtgaagaTCTTAAATCATGCTAAGACCCAAGAGTCCAGAAATGGGGGGTTGGGCGGAGTGGTCCAAGTAGGTGgaagtttcaaaaacaaaacatgaacaaaacATGAAGATGAACTTACAGAATGAGGAACTAACGAATAACTGCACGGGagacaattttattaaattttataaatataaaatacacctGTATTCCACTTGTTGCTAACAGTAACTATGGTCAACAAAAAGAGTATTATATTAGCTTCGAAGTCAGCAAGTGATGTCAATAGAAAAGACAGTGCGATAAAACAGGTACCAGAGGAAGAAAGGCCGTATGACTTAGAGAAGTGTCCGTAAACCCACCGGAGGACTGTAGACATTTGTTCTCGCTCCCCCCATCTTCCCTAGCTCTGGGAGTCCCCACCTTTGGAGGATGGTCACCGGTCAATGTCGCTACTGCCCAACCTTTCCCTTCTCCTAGGGAACCCACCTCACTCACAACTCCTTCCGGAAACTGCAGAACAAAAGACCGGAGACGAGGACAGACTGAGGTAAGGAAGCTAATACTGAGTACCTATGATAACGGCAAAAGCACGGTGCTGGCCGTCATATACAACTCAATTTAATTCGCGGGAAAAGAggattggcgggggggggggggggggggcctagTAGGTGAGAGAGAGGACTGCAAACGGCCGGGGAAAGAGATCGCCAGCTAGTGCAGGAGGAACGAAGGCTAGAGATGAGGACAGGAGGTGGAAGAGGGGGCCAAAAGAGAGAATGGACCGTTCGGTAGTACGGAACGCCAGCGGGAGGCGAGCTGAACAAGACGCACGATGTCATCCACTTACCTTGCTACGCCCCCCGGAGGCGACGCGCTGCTGCGAGCTGGGGGCCGGGAAAGACTGGGAAGGGACGTTCAGCATCCTGGACCCCTGGCCCGGGCCCTGCCCGGGGTCCGCCGCCGGACAAAAGCGCTCAGCTCTACCCCTCCAGAGTAACACCTCCCGCTCCGGCTCCGAGGCCGGGCAGAGGCCAAGCCCCCGACCCACTTCCGGGGTCGCCGCGGGTGAGGAGCGCCATGACGCAGCACGTCGAGGCCGAGGGGGCGGAGCCAACGGGACGAACGCAGCGCCGGCAGGGGAGGAACCAGACAGAATTCTGTTACGCGTGCTGCGTTAGCTCTGCACCCTGAATTTCAGCACCGCAGTGAGGTGACAGCTATTCCGTGGAAGGACTAAAGACAGAGCGAAGCTGTTCCTTAGCCTTGGTGCTGACAGAATCTGAGCATAAATTCTTTTAGACTCCTCTTAACCCAGAACACAAGTGTCTGTTGTTATGCCCCACCTTCACACTGCTTgaaatatggaataaaataaCACTATCAAAGCATTTTGATTTCTCTGACACTCTCTCCCCTAAAGCACCCGGCTGTACAAGAAAGAGAACTTTTAAGAGTTAAGGCGTCAAATGCAAACAACCACAGCCACTCTTATGAGGTGAAGCTTCACCTTTAAGAACCCCCACTAATGACAAACGAATGAGTCAAAGAAGCTAGTAAAGTCTCCTGCTCCATTCACCCACTCACAAGTTCTTCCTCCTCATCTAACTTCTTGTCTTCGCTGAAAGCTACAGGGAATTGTGTACAGATACAGCCCATCCCCAGATGTAGTGACGAAGAGTTATGTTTGTCAGATAGGTTTAGTTTGAATGCCATCTCTGCACTTAATAAATGAGCAGGCTTACGCAAGTTATTTCAGTATCTCAAAGTCTCATTTTCCCCCTCTGCCTAATGGATTTAGGTTTcagtaagaattaaatgagatgtcaTATGTAAATTACCTAGTACAATGCCTGGTTAATAGTAGGCACCCCCAAAAATGGCAGTGGCTCGTCATACTATTCCGACATATTGAAAGAAGCTCAAATACTGTGCAGCTAAAAACAAGTCCCTAATGATCAAGGTCCAGATTGGTGACCTGGTGGGTTTTTTGCATAGTCCTTGGGGAACACACACTTCCTGAGTGTAGAATCCAGTGAAGGGAAAGTTTTCAGAAGAAATACAGTTCTAAGTAACTCTCCCTGTCCACCTGCCATTACTAACTTTTCCCGACTCTGACACATGATTTAAACTTGCTCTGTTTCAACTGCCTTGTCCTTAAAAGTGCCTGCAAATCAATGTTTGTAGTATCCTTTCAATTAGAAGGAAAAGTGTGTGATCTATGTAGCCATTCAAGTAAGAGGCATTTCTTAGCCAGGTAACTATCTCTGACCTTCACCTCTACCCATCATCATTCTGGGGTACTAAGAAACATTTGCAATGAAAATGCTTATTGGGAGACTGCATTTGAGCTGAAGAACCTCATGACCATAGTCTAGGTTACCTCTACCTTGCAATGTGCTCCTGTTTTTCTCTGTCATTAAATGGTGATGTATTCTTCTGTaagtctacattttaaaaaactaatcaCTGAGAATTTCTTATTTCACTTCCCATGAGAAAATCTGTACATGACAATATCAGGAGCAAGGAGCCAGAACAAAGGAAGGTGATGCTGTTGAAGAATGTTTCATATCTGCCAAATGTCTCAGCTCCCCCTtagacagaaatggaaaaagatcAAATTCTAGGCTTTTGGCTCTCCTTTTTTAGACTCCATATAAGTTGTGctcacttaaacattttttttaaattctggggATCCCTCAATGAAGTGCTCTAATTATTGAGCACAAATGCTATTTTACTACTAGATTTAAAGGCAGCAGAGGAGTATTAAAGTGCTATTACTTGATTCATCATTcattaaaaatccataaaatttGATAGCCATGGCATTAATTCCCATTCTCAATTATGGACAATGATTTAAAGTGTTTTTCACCATCTGCTAGCAAAAACATAATATTGTGTGATTGGTAGCATAAGGTGATTTTTATCATTATCTAAAAATACTCATCAGCAACACAATACCTAATGGAGATCAGTAGGAAATACCAGATGTTACAAGATTCAgtcttgaaaattaaatattgtcattctttgcaaaattttagctaaatatttgcaaaattataACTTGTAATTTGATGAAGAGATCAAAAGTATCTTTTGTAAGCCCCAAATGTTTACAGTCCAATCAAGGCATCCGTAAGTggcacttatttttaaattccaacaCCGAATTATAGCGTAGgggtaaaaaaaagccaaactactatagaattacaaaatatttcattttattaataatttatatacaaataaattagtATGAAGGATTATGATACATTTGTACACTAAGTTTAAATCCTATAAGCTTTGAATGTCATCGCAAGTAACTAATCAGGTTAATTTTCACAGATCAGCTCCTCAATATCATCTTCACTATCAGAatcttcataaaatgaaattgtgGCTTGAATTGGAAAATTTTTCAGAAGAGCTTCTGCTTCTTGATATAAGTAATCATAACACTTTGATTTTGGCCAAAATAGTCTGAAAGAAGCAGACAACacaataggctttatttttttcacattcagaATCCTTATATTCATGAAATGTTCAAATGCTAAGAGTTCCATATACTTAACAATTGATGTATGCCTTTAGATAGTCTAAAAATGCTATTATCTCAGGTGTCATGGGAGTCTACTTGCCAAAGTATCAATAACTAGTTAATCGTTTTAAGTCTTTATCCAAGCTGTAAATTGGATCAAACAAATTCACATGAAACCCTTTGTGATAAATATTTAGATCACTTCAggtattatgaatatatttattcttacAATATACAGATGGTTTGTCTTCCGATTTCCAAATTCCTTTGGGGGGGAAAATGAATCCTAccattacattaaaaattctGAAACCCAGTTTTATAAAGACAACAAAATATTATGCACCTTCCAGAAAAGCAGAAATCACCTAGTATCTTGCTTAACTGTTAGTTAAGATGTAGCTAACAACATAAGTTTAGAAGAGTAcaaaaagcaatattttaaagtttttctatgCACTCACACCAGGGCTATAGGAAGGCTTCCTCTGACCCCAACCTTGATCCCATCTCCCTCCCGTTTCCCCATGCAACTAAATTTGGAAATACCATATTGGGATATTGAGAATAATGCTGGCTTTACACAACTTACATGTAACCCAATTACCTCAGAATTTCaaatttttgacaaatattaatCTTGCCATCTGGTCTTCTATTATTTTcctccaaagaaaagaaaagaagaaggataTGGCTAACTCACCAACAACAGCGCAGTCATTTTAGTGTAGGGTAGTTAGCCCCATATACCCATTTATAACAGAGTGCTTCTAACAAAGAGAAGGTTACATTATGCTCAGTCTACTccattttaaaaggcagaaaagtAGGCAATGtagtttataaatgtttttagccaaatgataaaaaaagttttaattttggtgCCTTTAATAAGCAACCATCAATAattcagtcattcaataaatattttagtgatCTCGTGCCAGACGTAATTCAtaattcaaagatgaaaaaatctTAGTCTCTATCCTCAAGAAATAACAGTATTCAagacagaaattaataaaaataaaataaacttaaaagaagtACAAATAAATGGCTACAGTAGTTCAGAAAAGGGATTTCTTATACAGGAAACAAATGATTTTCTAATGCTTAACTAGAATTGTCAGACCCAAAGAATGTTGTTTAATTGTTACCACACTCTGCCCAGAATCTCTGACTGACCACTTTTCTTTCAGGGACTTCATACTTTCCTGAATTCTCCCCTGTCCTGAGTGATTCTTCTCGGTCTCCTTTGTGGACCTCTTTTTCTCTGTATACAGGTTGGTATTGGCCTTCCCCAGTGTTTTATCAAGAGTGatcatctctcctctctcattcttctGGAAGACCTGATCCACTGACATGATTTCTTCAACTGTTCATTTACTAAAGACTCCCAGTTGTCTGTATTTCCACTTAAGATCTTGACTCTGGGCCCCTTACccgcgtgcgtgcgcgtgcgtccatgcacgcgcgcgcgcgcacacagcTCTTCACTAGACATACATATTTAGATACCCCCTAGGCACATTAAATACAGTAAATGAAAAATTGGACTCATTATTTTGTTCTCCAAATCTGTTTTAAGCCCTAATTTCCACTCTGTTAATACAGCATTCATCTGGTCATCTGCCACAAACTTGGAAGCCATTCTTTTTACCTCTTCTTTACCTACCGTATACAATACATTATAAGCCTAATCTATTACGTCATCTAAGCATCCCCCAAATTCACCCAGTCCCATCCCCACTTCCAATACCTTAGAATGGCTCTTTATCATATATTGCCTGAATTACAGTAACTTCcaatttcatttagttttctaACTAAGCCTATATACCATTTTTTTAGTGCTTTTTCTGAAACATAAATCTGATCACACTACCTTTGAATAACCCCCAATACCATCCACAGAATAAAGGCCATGGGTTTCCAATGCCACATACAGGAATAGAACAAAACTCTATACCAAGGTGGACAAGATCTGGCTTATAGCTTACCTACTAGAATGACCACAGCTTCATGCACCCAAATTCCAGCTCCTTGAGGCTCCCATAGGGAGCCATGTTGTTCTATGACTCTATATCCCCTCTGCTATTTCTTCTGTCCTATTTTTCTCCACCTACCATCCATCTGGCTAACTTCAAGCCTCAGCTAGGTAACCACATCCTATCATACACACTTCCCAGATCTTTCCCTGCTCCCTCAGGGAGAGTTAGGTACTTCATGTCCTTTACATCCTGACCAAACTAAACTATTACAACACTTGCCAATGggatgtgattatttttttcctgtatccaTCAGGTAGAAAATCAATCAGCATGTATTGACCTCTACAAGCTATTTATAAACATATGCATACAAATGTCATACGCTCTGCCTTTCACAGCTCTCTGAAGCAAACTGCAGAATGAACCTTTCACCTGAATAAAAGCTACAAAGATTTCTACAGAAGGCCGACAGCCCGTGGCTAGGAACCATAAACTAGCTCTTCATTGTTATGTCAAGTAACCTCGACCCTTCTTAGGAAGCTTCGTGATCTTTAGGATTTTCATTACACTCCATTTTTTCTTCCACGTCAAGCTCGATTTGCTGTAAAACCGCAACAATGAACACCAGTCTTCCTTCTGGTTTGCAAGAGAATAAGAACATACACACTCTGCCTGCTGTGAAGTCAATTTCATTCGAACCCTTTAGCATTAAACAACACAAAACTGGTTTGCAGACACGAGATGTCACCGGTCGACTTTCACGATGCCATCCACTTTCCCTCTTTATAATATACTCTTGAAGAGTTTACTGAGTGGGCACTGATTAACAGTTCCTTTAGGTGAGAGCTTGAACTACATTTATCAATTCGATGAGTAAAGGACCTCTGGGATCCGTGAAGACAGATTTTCCCAGAGAGAAGAACTGCAAGACCAGCCATGGAGCTACGCGCTGTGATTCCCGACTCTACCCTGGGCTGGAGGAGCGGGAGACCTTCCGTGAGGCCTGTCACTCACCTGACTGGGTGTCTGTACTGGGAAAGCTTTCCTGAGGCTTCGGTCACCCCGGGGCCATCCGGCATCTGGGGACGAAAGCAGATGAATCGCAGTTATCACTCACCTTCTAGAAAGGGGGAAAGCGGTCTAGTGTTTCTCGCGCCCGCGGGGAATGTGACCCCCGGGGCTCTCCGCAGCCTCGCTCCTGGCGGGATCCGCGCGTTCGTGGCTCTGGAGGACACCCTCGCAGCATCAGGACCCACGGGGCCTCCGGTAGGGCCACGGGCGGGCGCGAGCTTAAACGAGGGGCAGGCCGGGCGCGTATCTCCCTCGGGCAGGGCATACCCAGTCCGGGTCGCTCATCTGCCCTCCGGGGAGGCGCGGCCCGAGGCGCGCGGCTCACTCACCGCCTCCGCCGCGGGCTGCGGCGCCCCCTCCTCCTTGTAGCCTCTGGCGTCAACCCACGGTCTCCAGAAGCCTGCCGGTCTGCGGGCTGGGGGGTACAAGGCGCGCAGAGGAGACGGGAGCCCAGACCCGGGAGGACGGCCCGCAGCCGAGCGCGGACCCGGGGCCGGTGGGGGGGCGGAGAGCGGAGGGGAGGAGCCGGGGAGGTGCGGGCGGtagggccggggtgggggaggcgccGCCGCCGGAGTCCGCGCCCTCGCGCTGCGTCCGGCGGTCAGGGcccgcgggcggcgggcggcggcggcagcgcgcGCACTCGCCGGCTCCGCTCGCCGAGGGCTCCCCGGTTTCCATGGCGCGGCGGGGCCGAGCAGAAGGCGGCTGCCAGCTCGCGGGCCAGCCGGGCCTCTTCCCTCTGTCAGACCCGAGACCCGAGCTTTATATAGAGAGCCCCGGCTGCCTGCTGCATA
Above is a window of Zalophus californianus isolate mZalCal1 chromosome 7, mZalCal1.pri.v2, whole genome shotgun sequence DNA encoding:
- the RIPPLY2 gene encoding protein ripply2, which codes for MRLAGERGAERERTSQYAAGSRGSLYKARVSGLTEGRGPAGPRAGSRLLLGPAAPWKPGSPRRAEPASARAAAAARRPRALTAGRSARARTPAAAPPPPRPYRPHLPGSSPPLSAPPPAPGPRSAAGRPPGSGLPSPLRALYPPARRPAGFWRPWVDARGYKEEGAPQPAAEAMPDGPGVTEASGKLSQYRHPVRLFWPKSKCYDYLYQEAEALLKNFPIQATISFYEDSDSEDDIEELICEN